The Agrobacterium larrymoorei genome includes the window CGACTAGCCGGGTGTTCCGGCCTTCGGAGCGAGCTCGAATGGGCGGCACATTGCCGCCATGGCGGAAAGACCATTCCAGCGTATGGTTGAAGTGGCTTTGCCTGATGGCGCGATCCGGAGAGTCGATGATGGATTTCAAGGCAACGCCCACATCGGCAAATGTCTTTTCCAGATAGCCCAATTGAGCCGCCAGACCAACGGGCGTGGGAACGGGGCAGCGCGTGTACCAGATTTCGGAAAGTGGCGTTGTCATCACATGTCCTCGATTTCGAGTACAAAAGGGAAGCACGATAGGCGTTGGAAAATTCAGGCCAAGGCGACCCACCGCCCTGAAGACAGTGGGTCTTTTGGGAGATGGGTCAGGACGTGGCGATATGGGCAAAGGCAAGACTGCCAGCCGCCCCTTCTGCACCAACGGTGTGATCCGCCAATCGCTTGTTGGAGATGGTGATCTCAGGCGCGCTGACGATGTCAATCGCGGGGACATCCTCAACAAGGATTTGCTGGATTTCCTTCCACTGCGCAAACCGCTTTTCAGGATCGATCTCCACTGCGGCAGCTTCGAACAGCGCATCCACTTTCGGGTTGCTGTAAGCCGCGCCATTTGAGAAAGGCACACCCTTCTTGAAGTTCTTGCTCCAGTAGAGACGCTGAACGCCGACGGTCGGATCGAACAAATTGCTCATGCCTTCATAGGCAAAATCGAAATCACGGTCGGTGTAGATGCGCTTGGTATAGGTTGCAAAATCCTGCGTTCGGACGTTGACTTCCACGCCGACTTTCGCCAAGGCCTGCCGGATGTAATCCGCGCCACGCGGATAGCCTTCGCCGGGAACGTAATCCAGATTGATGCGCAAACGCACGCCGTCCGCGCCGCGCTTATAACCGGCTTCATCCAAGAGTGCTTCCGCGGCTTTCAAATCGATAGGGTAGGTTTTGAGGTCGCCAACATACCATTTGCTCAGCTTCGCGCTGATCGGACCTGGGATGGGTGCTCCATATCCATAATTGACCGTATTGAAGATGACGTTGCGGTCGATGACATGCGCGAAGGCACGTCGTACCCTCACATCCTTGAAGAACTCTTTCTCCATGTTGAACTCAACACGGCTAACGCTGTTGATATATTGATAGCCCCGCGTGTCGAAGACCAGATCCGGCAAAGCCTTGAGACGATCCAGATCGCTGTAGGGAACGGGCGTACCGGGTGCCAGATCGATCTCGCCGGACTCTATGGCAATGCTACGCGCTGCGGAGTCCGTGATGAAACGCACGATGAGCTGATCGAGATATGGACGCGGCTTATCCCAGTAATCCGGGTTGCGCACATAAACAATGTGGCTGCCGCGCACCCACTCTTTGAACTTGAAGGGTCCGGTACCGACGGGTGCATAATTGGCCGGGTTTTCCTGAACCTTCGTGCCCTCATAAAGATGCTTCGGCACGATGGGCGTCTCGCCAGCGGCAAGTGCTGTAATAAGGTATGGCGCGGGTTTGGAAAGAACCAGAACGACCGTCAGCTCGTCAGGCGTTTCGACATCTGACAGATTGAGGAAGGTGTTGCGTCCGCGTGGGTGGACTTCCTTGATGGTCTTGATCGAGAAAGCCACGTCGGCGGAGGTGAAGGGCTTGCCATCATGCCATTTCACACCGGGCCGCAGCTTGAAGGTATAACGCAAGCCATCCGGGCTGATCTGCCACTCCGTTGCCAGAAGCGGTTTTGGATTGAGATCGAAGTCATAGGTCAGCAAACCTTCCGTCACTTTGGGCGAGACGTAGAAGGAGTTGGCCGCTGTGTGCGCGATGGTGGTCAGTACCGGCGGCTCCGTGGCCAGCAGGAAGGTTGCCGTGCCACCGCGCGCGGGCTCGACAGCCCACGCCCCAACACCTGAAAGCGAAACCGCACCTAGGGCAACGGAAGCAAGCAGAAACCCGCGCCGTGTCGTTTGATGAAAATCAGTCATGTTATGTTCCTCTCTGCGCCGGCATCGACCGGCGAAACTTGTCCCGGTGGAAAAATCGTTTCTGACAAAGACGGATACGGGCATATGCGCCTAATAATTGTCTTTATAAGAAATTATCTTTCCTTAATTTGGTTTTTGCTGCCGTTTCTAAGAAAATAATTCCGATATCTCTTTGACAAATTCCATAATTTTAGTCAACTAATAGCCTATTCAAGTCGGGCAACGCTGACGGCCTGGGACAAAATGGATGGGAAGCGATGTCGAATTCGAAGCGGATTTTATCCCAGGCGCGCCGCGTCGCCTTGTCGGCCATACCCACCGTGCTTGGCATCATCATCTTGAACTTCTTCCTGCTTCAGCTCGCGCCGGGTGATGCCGCCGATGTGCTTGCCGCGGAAGCGGGCTCTGCGACTGTAGAAACGATGGCGGAGATGCGCTCTCGCTTCGGTCTTGATCTGCCGATACTGCATCAGTTGATGAACTACCTTGGCAATCTCGCACACTTCAGCCTAGGGTTTTCCCCACGATACGGAATGCCAGTCGCCGAACTGATCGGGCAAAGACTGCCCGGCACACTGGCCCTGATGGGTGCAGCGCTGGGCATCGCCATCTTCGTAGGTGTCTTCCTCGGCTCAATCATGGCGCTTTTTTCCGGCAGATTACCGGATCGGATCATCTCCATCGGATCGTTGATTTTCTATTCGGTTCCCGGCTTCTGGATTGGCCTGATGTTGATCCTGACCTTTTCCGTCAAGCTCGGCTGGCTGCCATCAGGCGGTGACAGCACCATCGGCAGCAGCTTGACCGGCCTCGATGCCTTCCTGGACCGCATCCGCTATATCATTCTGCCTGCACTTTCTCTCGCCCTCTATTTTCTGGCCATCTATGCGCGACTTACCCGTGCAGCGATGCTGGAGGTGAAGTCGCAGGACTATGTGCGCACTGCGCGCGCCAAGGGCGTCTCCCCCTTCAAATTGACCACGCGCCACATCCTTCGCAACGCGCTCATTCCCATTACCACCATGGCTGGAATGCACATTGGCGGACTTCTGGGGGGCGCGGTCGTCGTCGAGACGGTCTTCAGCTGGCCGGGATTGGGGCGCCTAGCATTCGAAGCCGTGATGGCCCGGGATTTCAGCGTGCTTCTCGGCATCCTGCTTCTGTCTTCTTTCGTCGTCATCGTCGTCAACGCAGCCGTGGACCTGCTGCAGGCATGGCTCGACCCTCGCATCGGAGAAAGCCGATGAGCTCTTCAAACACCACCGCACTTTTGCAAACCTCCGATATCGGCACGCAATCGAAAGCCGAAACATCTGGCGCCCCAGTTAAAGAGCAGAAAGGGGACCAGAAACCCTGGCCTTACCTGCATGCTCCCGATGCGCTTTCCGCCCGCACGATCTCGGTGCCCAGAAAGGGTTTGCGGCGGGAACTGAAAATCTTCCTGACAAATCCCAATGCCATTGTCGGGCTGCTTTTTCTGGCAACCGTGATCGTCACGGCGTTGCTGGCACCCATTCTATACCCCGGCGATCCGCTGGAAATGGTGGCGCGTCCGTTCCTGTGGCCCGGACAGAATGCCGCCTACCCGCTTGGTACCGATTCCATGGGACGTGACGTGATGGCGGGTATCGTGCATGGCGCACGCATTTCGCTGACTGTGGGCGTCGTGGCGACGCTGATCGGACTGACCATCGGCATCACCATCGGCGCATTTGCCGGGTATTTCGGTGGACTGGTAGACGATATTCTCGTGAAGCTCATCGAAATCTTCCAGACTCTGCCGAACTTCGTCTTGCTGGTCGTTCTCGTTGCCATTGCCCAGCCGTCCGTAACGACGGTTACATCGGCAATCGGCATCATTACATGGCCGATGGTGGCGCGGCTGACGCGCGCCGAATTCCGCGCCATTCGCGAGAAGGATTATGTTCTGGCAGCGCGCAGTCTGGGTTATGGTCATTCGCGCATCGTATTCAAGGAAATCCTGCCGAATGCTTTACCGCCCATTATCGTGACATCGTCGGTCATGGTCGCCGGTGCGATCCTGATGGAAGCGGCGCTTTCCTTCATGGGTCTCGGGGATCCCAACCGCGTGTCATGGGGTTCGATGATCGGCTCAGGGCGCGATGTCATCCGCACCGCATGGTACCTGACGGCCCTCCCCGGCCTTGCTATCGTCTTCACAGTGATTTCGCTCAACCTGATCAGTGATGGCCTCAACGACGCGCTAAATCCGCGCTTTTCGGAGGAACGCCGATGACCAAGCTGATCGACGTGCAGGATTTTTCCGTAGGTTTCGGCGACGCTCAGCCCGTCAAGGGCGTCAGCTTCTGCGTATCGGCTGGCGAGATGCTGGCAATTGTCGGCGAAAGCGGATCTGGCAAATCCCTGACTGCACTGGGTTTGATCGGGCTCTTGCCGTCACATGCCAAGGTGGGTGGCAAGATTTCGCTGGAAGGGCGCAATCTTCTGTCGCTTTCAGAACGACAATGGCGCGGTATTCGCGGCAGCGATATCGGTATGATCTTTCAGGAGCCGATGACCTCGCTCAACCCGGTTCTGACCATTGGTGAGCAGATCGTCGAGGTGCTTCGCATCCACGAAAAGATCGACAAGCGTCAGGCTCGAAAACGCGCTATCGAACTGCTGGAACTCGTCAATATTCCAGAGGCCGGACGACGCGTGGATGATTATCCGCACCAGCTTTCCGGCGGCATGCGCCAGCGCGTGATGATCGCCATCGGCGTTGCCTGCAACCCGAAGCTACTGATCGCCGACGAGGCAACGACGGCGCTCGACGTAACTATCCAGGCTCAAATTCTCCAGCTCCTCGACAATCTCCGTCGTGATCTCAACATGGCCGTCATTTTGATTACCCACGATCTCGGCATCGTGGCACAATGGGCGGATCGGGTGATGGTCATGTATGCGGGCCGGAAAGTCGAGGAAGGTTTGCCGGAACCGGTGTTTCGCAGCCCCTATCATCCCTACACGCGCGGACTTCTTGCCGCGTCGCCACGCGCGGAAGCCGGCCAGCACTACCGCGATGGACCGCTACTTGAAATTCCCGGCTCCATCGTTTCGGCTACTGGAGAAAAGGGCTGTTCGTTCAAGCCACGCTGTCCCAATGCCCGTGGTTTTTGCGGCCAATTCGTACCGCCGCTGAGGATAATTTCCGAGGGCCGACAGGCGGCTTGCCCTTTCGTCGACACAACAACTACGGAGGTCTCCCATGGCGCTTTTGTCAGTGCATAGACTTTCCACCGAATATGTGGGCGGTCGCGGCACGGTTCGTGCCGTGGATGATGTATCGCTGGAGATCGAGGCCGGTGAAACGGTGGCGCTGGTGGGGGAATCCGGTTGCGGGAAATCGTCTCTGGGCAAATCCCTGATGCGCCTCGTCGAACCATCCTCCGGCAAGGTCACGTTCAAGGGTACCGACGTGACTGCAATGTCATCATCGCAATTGCGGGGCATTCGCCGTCGCATCCAGATGATCTTTCAAGACCCTTTTGCGTCGCTCAATCCTCGCCAGACGGTCCGCACAATCCTAATCGCACCGCTGAAGGTGCATGGAATTGGGGACGGGAGGCGGCAGCGCGAGATTGTAGAAGCCATCATCGCCCAGGTTGGATTGCCGCCTGACGCCCTCGATCGTTATCCGCACGAGTTTTCCGGCGGGCAACGCCAACGTATCGGTATCGCCCGCGCATTGATTTTGGAACCGGAACTGGTCGTTTGCGATGAACCCGTCTCGGCGCTCGATCTGTCCATTCAGGCACAAATCCTCAATCTCCTTGTGGAGATGAAAAACCGCCTGTCGCTGTCCTATCTCTTCGTTTCGCATGACCTGTCCGTCGTCCGGTATTTTTCGGATCGCGTGCTGGTCATGTATCTCGGCAAGATCGTTGAGAGCGCTCCCACCGCGCAGCTTTGGGCATCGCCCAAACACCCTTACACACGGGCGCTACTGGCTGCCGTCCCGGACCCGGCGCGGCGCAAGCAGGCGGCCCCCATTTCGGGCGATCTCCCAAGCCCGCACAATCCGCCCCCGGGCTGTCGCTTTCACACACGCTGCCCGCTGGCAACAGATATCTGTCGCGAAAAAGCGCCGGAACACGAGCTTTTCGGTGAGAGCCACGCCGTGGCCTGCCACTATGCCCAATGACAATCCAAGGAGTACATAACATGGTCGATTATCGATATCTCGGACGCAGCGCCCTGAAAGTCTCTCCGCTGAGCCTCGGCACCATGATGTTCGGTGGCCCGACGCCTGATGACGTCGCCTTCCGCATCATCGACAAGGCACGCGAACAGGGCATCAACTTCATCGACACCGCCGATGTCTATCATGATGGCAAATCGGAGGAAGTCGTCGGTCGCGGCATTAAGGATCACCGTGACCATTGGGTTCTGGCGACCAAATTCGTCAACTCGCACAAGAAAGGTCCAAATCTCGGCGGCCATTCGCGCAAATGGGTCATTGAAACCGTCGAAAACTCCCTGCGCCGTCTGAACACAGACTATATCGATATTCTCTACTTCCACCGCGCGGTGTTCGATTCGCCACTGGAAGAACCGTTGCGCGCTATTGCTGACCTTATTCGGGCTGGCAAGCTGCGCTACTTCGGCGTGTCTAATTTCCGCGGCTGGCGGATCGCTGAAATCTCTCATCTAGCAGACCAGCTTGGCATTGACCGCCCTGTGGCAAGCCAGCCGCTCTACAACATCGTCAACCGTACGGCAGAGGCCGAGCAGCTTCCCGCCGCCAATCATTACGGCCTCGGTGTTGTTTCCTATTCGCCGCTGGCGCGGGGCGTGTTGACCGGCAAGTACCAGCCGGGCCAGCAACCGGGCGCGGATACCCGTGTGGGTCGTGGCGACAAGCGTGTACTGGAAACGGAATGGCGCCCAGAGTCGGTGGAAATTGCGCAGAAGGTCGCCGCTCATGCCGCGGCCAAGGGCGTCTCGGCTGCGGATTTCGCACTGGCCTGGGTTCTGAACAACAAGTTCGTGACCGCTGCAATCACCGGCCCGCGCACCGAGGAGCACTGGAACGGCTATGTCAAAGCGCTCGACGTGACTATCGACGCCGACGACGAAGCATTGATCGACAGTCTCGTGACGACAGGTCATCCCTCGACACCGGGCTTCAACGACCCAAGCCACCCGGTGGAAGGTCGTGTTCCACGCAATGTCGAACCTGCTCCACGTGCGTCGATCCAGACCCGCGCGGTTGCCTGATTATCATAGAGACAAAGCCAGCGGTGGAAAACACTGCCGCAGGCCACCCGATCCGCTCAAGGACCCAATGTGATGTCGAACGCCAACACCGCCAACGTAGAAACCAACAACCTGTCCGACGTTCCCAGCCGTGACGAAATCCTGTCGCGCGCCAAAGACATCGCAGCGTTCGCCGCAAAGGATGCTGCTCGTCGCGAACGCGAGCGGGAATTGCCTTTCGACGTTTTCGGTCGCATCAAGGAAGCCAAACTCGGCACCTTGCGCATTCCCAAATCGAAGGGCGGGCCGGGCGGCTCCATTACAGATTACATCGAAATGTTGATGATTCTTGGTGAAGCCGACAGCAATATTCCACATGCGCTGCGCAGCCATTTCAATTTCACTGAACACCTTGCGCTTGGTCCTATCGAGCTGGAAGATCGCAGGCATCTGGAGAACGTGCTGTCCGGCAAGCTATTTGCCGGTGCGAGTACGGAGCAGGGCACGAAACGTCCCGGCGAAATCACCACTCGTCTGAGCGCCGATGGTGACCGTTATCGATTGAACGGTCGTAAATGGTACGCCACGGGCACTGCCTTTGCGGATTTTGGGTCTTTCAGCGCGGTCGGCGACGACGAGCAACCCATTGGCGTTCTTATTCCGCTGGATCGCAAGGGCATTACCATATTGGACGACTGGGACAGTATGGGCCAGCGCATGACGGCCAGCGGCGGTGTACTTCTCGACAATGTCGAGGTCTTGCCGCATGAACTGACGACACGGCGGCTGACCACCCAGATCGGGCGTCATTGTTCCGCCATGCGTCAACTGCATCTGGCCGCATCTGCCACAGGCGCGGTGCAGGCGGCCGTGAGAGACGGTATCGAATACGTGCTGAAGCAGGCGCGTACCACTCTCCATAGCGCCGCCGAAACAGCCAATCAGGACCCTTTCGTACAAAAGACAATCGGAGAACTCAGCGCCGGTGCTTTCGCGGTCAAGACGCTGATCCGCGAGGCGTCACGTACGCTGGACGTAACGGCTTTGACCTTTCAGACGGGTGACGAAGCAGCGATAGAAGCCGCCCTTATCGATGGCTCACTTGCCACTGCCCGCACACAGATCATCGCCTCTCAGCTTTCCTTGAACGTGGCGACCGCCATTTACGAGTTGGGAGGCGGTTCGGCCACGTTGAGCGAACGAAATTTCGACCGGCACTGGCGCAATATTCGCACCGTCTACAACCACAATCCGCTACAGCACAAAGCGCGGGTCATCGGTGATTACTATTTGAATGGCACCACCACGCACCTTGCCGAAGGCCGGGTCTTCTGATGATGAGAGTGAGACCGTCATGAGAGCAGAGTTCCTATCTCCGCCCAAAACCTCCTCACCCCTACGATTGCCGACGCTCTCGCGCCTGCCACCGCTCACGGCCCTGCGTGCTTTCGTCGTGGCTGCGCGACACGCAAGTTTCTCTCGCGCAGCGGATGAACTGCATGTCTCCACCGCAGCCATTGGCCAGCAAGTTCGCATTCTCGAGACCCATCTCGGCCAGCCCCTCTTCAGCCGCCAGCGCGGTGAATTGGCACTAACGGATGCGGGTGCTGCCCTTTATCCCGGCATGGCGGAAGCATTTGAGACAATGGTGGGTAGTCTGTCGGACCTTTTGCGCTCCGGCTCGAGACCCAGGCTCAGCATCCTGGCATGTCCGTCATTCGCTGCCCGCTGGCTCGGGCCACGACTTGGACGCATCAGTCACGTCCTCGGCGATGTGGAACTTTCCATCGAAACACTGGATGAGGGTCCGCTAGACCGGCTCCAGCTTGATGACGCCGATTGCGCCATTGTCGCATCCAGCGAACGGATCG containing:
- a CDS encoding ABC transporter substrate-binding protein; the protein is MTDFHQTTRRGFLLASVALGAVSLSGVGAWAVEPARGGTATFLLATEPPVLTTIAHTAANSFYVSPKVTEGLLTYDFDLNPKPLLATEWQISPDGLRYTFKLRPGVKWHDGKPFTSADVAFSIKTIKEVHPRGRNTFLNLSDVETPDELTVVLVLSKPAPYLITALAAGETPIVPKHLYEGTKVQENPANYAPVGTGPFKFKEWVRGSHIVYVRNPDYWDKPRPYLDQLIVRFITDSAARSIAIESGEIDLAPGTPVPYSDLDRLKALPDLVFDTRGYQYINSVSRVEFNMEKEFFKDVRVRRAFAHVIDRNVIFNTVNYGYGAPIPGPISAKLSKWYVGDLKTYPIDLKAAEALLDEAGYKRGADGVRLRINLDYVPGEGYPRGADYIRQALAKVGVEVNVRTQDFATYTKRIYTDRDFDFAYEGMSNLFDPTVGVQRLYWSKNFKKGVPFSNGAAYSNPKVDALFEAAAVEIDPEKRFAQWKEIQQILVEDVPAIDIVSAPEITISNKRLADHTVGAEGAAGSLAFAHIATS
- a CDS encoding ABC transporter permease, which produces MSNSKRILSQARRVALSAIPTVLGIIILNFFLLQLAPGDAADVLAAEAGSATVETMAEMRSRFGLDLPILHQLMNYLGNLAHFSLGFSPRYGMPVAELIGQRLPGTLALMGAALGIAIFVGVFLGSIMALFSGRLPDRIISIGSLIFYSVPGFWIGLMLILTFSVKLGWLPSGGDSTIGSSLTGLDAFLDRIRYIILPALSLALYFLAIYARLTRAAMLEVKSQDYVRTARAKGVSPFKLTTRHILRNALIPITTMAGMHIGGLLGGAVVVETVFSWPGLGRLAFEAVMARDFSVLLGILLLSSFVVIVVNAAVDLLQAWLDPRIGESR
- a CDS encoding ABC transporter permease; translated protein: MSSSNTTALLQTSDIGTQSKAETSGAPVKEQKGDQKPWPYLHAPDALSARTISVPRKGLRRELKIFLTNPNAIVGLLFLATVIVTALLAPILYPGDPLEMVARPFLWPGQNAAYPLGTDSMGRDVMAGIVHGARISLTVGVVATLIGLTIGITIGAFAGYFGGLVDDILVKLIEIFQTLPNFVLLVVLVAIAQPSVTTVTSAIGIITWPMVARLTRAEFRAIREKDYVLAARSLGYGHSRIVFKEILPNALPPIIVTSSVMVAGAILMEAALSFMGLGDPNRVSWGSMIGSGRDVIRTAWYLTALPGLAIVFTVISLNLISDGLNDALNPRFSEERR
- a CDS encoding ABC transporter ATP-binding protein, coding for MTKLIDVQDFSVGFGDAQPVKGVSFCVSAGEMLAIVGESGSGKSLTALGLIGLLPSHAKVGGKISLEGRNLLSLSERQWRGIRGSDIGMIFQEPMTSLNPVLTIGEQIVEVLRIHEKIDKRQARKRAIELLELVNIPEAGRRVDDYPHQLSGGMRQRVMIAIGVACNPKLLIADEATTALDVTIQAQILQLLDNLRRDLNMAVILITHDLGIVAQWADRVMVMYAGRKVEEGLPEPVFRSPYHPYTRGLLAASPRAEAGQHYRDGPLLEIPGSIVSATGEKGCSFKPRCPNARGFCGQFVPPLRIISEGRQAACPFVDTTTTEVSHGAFVSA
- a CDS encoding ABC transporter ATP-binding protein, which gives rise to MALLSVHRLSTEYVGGRGTVRAVDDVSLEIEAGETVALVGESGCGKSSLGKSLMRLVEPSSGKVTFKGTDVTAMSSSQLRGIRRRIQMIFQDPFASLNPRQTVRTILIAPLKVHGIGDGRRQREIVEAIIAQVGLPPDALDRYPHEFSGGQRQRIGIARALILEPELVVCDEPVSALDLSIQAQILNLLVEMKNRLSLSYLFVSHDLSVVRYFSDRVLVMYLGKIVESAPTAQLWASPKHPYTRALLAAVPDPARRKQAAPISGDLPSPHNPPPGCRFHTRCPLATDICREKAPEHELFGESHAVACHYAQ
- a CDS encoding aldo/keto reductase, whose product is MVDYRYLGRSALKVSPLSLGTMMFGGPTPDDVAFRIIDKAREQGINFIDTADVYHDGKSEEVVGRGIKDHRDHWVLATKFVNSHKKGPNLGGHSRKWVIETVENSLRRLNTDYIDILYFHRAVFDSPLEEPLRAIADLIRAGKLRYFGVSNFRGWRIAEISHLADQLGIDRPVASQPLYNIVNRTAEAEQLPAANHYGLGVVSYSPLARGVLTGKYQPGQQPGADTRVGRGDKRVLETEWRPESVEIAQKVAAHAAAKGVSAADFALAWVLNNKFVTAAITGPRTEEHWNGYVKALDVTIDADDEALIDSLVTTGHPSTPGFNDPSHPVEGRVPRNVEPAPRASIQTRAVA
- a CDS encoding acyl-CoA dehydrogenase family protein, whose translation is MSNANTANVETNNLSDVPSRDEILSRAKDIAAFAAKDAARRERERELPFDVFGRIKEAKLGTLRIPKSKGGPGGSITDYIEMLMILGEADSNIPHALRSHFNFTEHLALGPIELEDRRHLENVLSGKLFAGASTEQGTKRPGEITTRLSADGDRYRLNGRKWYATGTAFADFGSFSAVGDDEQPIGVLIPLDRKGITILDDWDSMGQRMTASGGVLLDNVEVLPHELTTRRLTTQIGRHCSAMRQLHLAASATGAVQAAVRDGIEYVLKQARTTLHSAAETANQDPFVQKTIGELSAGAFAVKTLIREASRTLDVTALTFQTGDEAAIEAALIDGSLATARTQIIASQLSLNVATAIYELGGGSATLSERNFDRHWRNIRTVYNHNPLQHKARVIGDYYLNGTTTHLAEGRVF
- a CDS encoding LysR substrate-binding domain-containing protein; translated protein: MRAEFLSPPKTSSPLRLPTLSRLPPLTALRAFVVAARHASFSRAADELHVSTAAIGQQVRILETHLGQPLFSRQRGELALTDAGAALYPGMAEAFETMVGSLSDLLRSGSRPRLSILACPSFAARWLGPRLGRISHVLGDVELSIETLDEGPLDRLQLDDADCAIVASSERIAGYVSEPLFDDAVIAVCAPDFAVRHRLTGHPERLRDLSGEILRGSGSDGAFEWANWLRSCGVNIRLATLGPRFSHQPVLIEAALAGHGIALVRQSLVSEELKNGRLVSPIGSPQPTACRYHLLASQERRRQPEIASLIALLRDDVPSMNAAAA